The Meiothermus ruber DSM 1279 genome includes the window TTTGCCCAGTACGCGGGGGCTTTGCTGGATGCGGAAGTGGAGCTCGAGCGTTCCACACAGGGCCTCGAGCTGATCCTTAAGCCTGCCGGCAAGCGCACGGTCAACCTGAACCTGCTTTCCATGGGCGAACGCACCATGGGCGCCCTGGCCTTCTTGTTCGCACTTTCGGAGGTAGGGGAGGAGAGCAGCGGCCTCCCCATCGCCGTGCTGGACGAGGTGGATGCCCCACTGGACGAAGCCAACATTCAGCGCTTCTGCCGGTTTTTGCAGCACTTTAAAAATCAGACCCAGTTCATCCTGGTGACCCACCAGAAGCGCACCATGGAGGCCTGCGATGCGCTGTACGGTGTCACCACCGAGAAGGGCGTGAGCCGGGTGTATAGCATCAAGCGTGAGGAAGCCCTGGCCTAGCGATGCTTGGGTCTGGGCTCCTCCCGCCCATAGGGCAGGGGCACATACTGCACGCTGGGTTTCCCGCCCCGTGGCTGGGGGTACATACCCATCAACTCGTAAACCTCCAAGGGCATCTCGGTTGAGACCCGAAGGCCCATGCTGCGCGCCTCTTCCACGCTAATGGGGTAATCGTGCGTCCAGGTGCCTTGGGAGAGCAGCTCAGCCAGCTCCTGGCTTTTCTGTTCATCAAAGTGTTTGCGTAGCAGGCCGGCCACCGTACGCTTTACCTGGAAAAGGGCTTTGCGGGCCACGTCGGCCATAATCAGGGTCTGATCGTCGATCTCGGCAATGGGCTTTTGCTCCAGCACGCGCAGGATGGAAGCAGCCGGATACTGCCCAAGCTGGGGATCCACCGGCCCCAGCACCGCATTGGGATCCATCACGATCTCGTCGGCAGCCAGGGCAATTAAGGTTCCGCCCGACATGGCGTAGTGCGGTACAAATACCGTTACCTTGGCGGGATGCTTAAGAAGGGCCTCGGCGATCTGCTCGGCAGCCAGCACCAGCCCACCAGGGGTGTGCAGGATCAGGTCGATGGGTACGCTTTGATCGGTCATGCGGATGGCCCGCAGAACCTGTTCGGAATCGTCTATATCAATGTAACGTGCAAATGGAATGCCCAAAAAGGAAAACCCCTCCTGCCGGTGGATTAAGGTGATCACGCGGCTCTTGCGCTTGCGCTCGAGGTCGGTAATCCGCCGGGTTCTTGCTGCCAGCAGCATCTGCTGGGTGAGATATGGGCTGAGGGCTGAAAGGATGAAAAACAGCCAGAACAACTGAAAGAAAATGTCCATTTGGGCTCCCTCGAGGTAAGTATATACGCCTCAAAGCGGCTTTCTGGCTACTGGCCAGACCGCGCGGGCCCCTTGCTGTAAGGGAATGCAATGGCCAAGGCCCTGGCCCCAATGAGAGCCAGAATGCCCGCGCTCCAAACCAAAATATCCAGCCCCTTGATTTCGCCGGCAAACAAACCCAGCATCATCTCGCGCAGCACAAAGGCAACCGCCACTTCTACCAAAATCTCGGCCCGGATGCGGTCGAATTCGAAGTAGTCTACAAACGCCCGCACCAGCTCGAGCACAATCACCAAGGACAACACATTGGTGACCAGATCCTTGAGGCCCAGCCGCACCGTGGGTTGGCTGACGGCCAGGCCAAGATCCAGCAGGGTGCGGGCCACGCTTACCAGCAACCCTATCAGCAAAGCCACCAGAACCAGGTTGAAGATAACCCTGGTAACCACCTTGAACAGCTCGAGCAGCCCTCTCTGTGTGATCATCTTCCCAGAGCCTAGCATAAAAGCCCGTGCTGGCTTAGCGTAATCGCGGGCTTCCAGCCGGATTTACTCTTCCAGCCTGTCGACCACCTCAAATAGGCCCGCCAGATCCATCTTGGCGTAGATGGCGCTGGTGTTTACGTTGGCGTGCCCAAGAAGGCGGGCGGTGGCGTGCAGATCACGGCTCTTCTTATATATGCGGGTTCCGGCGGTATGGCGCAGCATGTGGGCCCCATAGTAGCGTTTGGGAAAGCCCAGGTCGCGGTAGTGTTGGTTGAGTATTCGGCGCAGGGATTTGTCGGTCATGGCACGCCCATAGGCTTTACGACCCCCCAGGTTGATCAGCAGCGACTGCTCATTGGGGGCTGCATGGGCCAGGCGTAGCTTAAGCCAGTCCTGAATTTCCTGGGCCAGGGATTTGGAAAGCGGAACCGTGCGCTGCTTACCGCCTTTACCCGCGCGCACCAGCAGCAGGCGCTCGGCCAGGCTCAGGTCGTCCAGCGACAAGTTAATCACTTCACTAATACGCAGGCCGGCCTCGGCCATCAGGCGCACCGCCAGGCGATCGCGGCGGTGCTCAGGATCGGCCCCGGATAGGTGATCTAAGAGCTTTTTATATAGATCTTCTGGCAAAGCAGGGCGGCGTTCTTCCGGGGGTGTGGGGTCGCGGGGTGAATGCACCTGTGGGAGTTTGGCGGCGTTGGCCCACTCGAGCGCCCGGTAAAAAGCCCGCACACCTGCTAGATAGGTAGCAATTGAGCCGGGCTTCAATCGCTGGCGCTCACCTGGCTCGAGGTTGCCGCCATAGAGCTGTAAGTGAGCGATATAACGGTCGAGGTCGTCGCTGGAAGCTTTAAGAATCTCCAGCGACTGCGTTTCTGACCAGGCCCAGGCCAGGTAATCGCGCACCGCCAGCCGATAGTTCTCGAGGGTGCGTGGACTCAAAGTAGCCCGCTTACGGCTTTTTAGGGTCAGGTAGGCCTCCAGCAGCTCGAGCAAAGCCTCCTGGTTGCGCTCCTGGGTGGCCCGGACAGCCTCGAGGCGTCGCTTGGCTGGGTCATACCAGTTTGCCAAAGGAACCAGCATGCCCCCAGTATACAAAATGCGCACTTAGGGAAATAAGTGGACATTTTGTACCGACCCAATTTAGCAATCCTTAAGGTAACGCAGCCCATCACAGCACCCCTGGCTATACTGCGCAGCGTATGGAGACCAACTTTGCAGCAGCCCTGTTAATGGCGGGCCTGGTGTTCGTCATTTTGTTCTCGGTCTGGTATCCACATGCCCAGCAGCAAAAAACAGATCAGAACGTTCGGGCGCTTGCGCGTATGCTCCGACATGCCCGGCGTCACAACACGCTGGTGCGCTACCACAACGGCGTGCCCTTTGTGGTAACCCACCAGCGCCGAGGGCTGGTGTACATGTACGGAGGAAGGATGGTTTCCCGGGAGCAGTTGGTGAGCCTGCTCGGCAGCGAGGCCGTGGTACGCCGGGCGGAGCAGGAAGAGTCCATGCAGGCCCCCAACCCCACCCGGCTCACCATACCCAACTAACCTACACTTACCACAGGGGTTTCTCCAGGCGCAGCCGAACGAGGCCGTTCTGAATTGTGGCGACCTCGGTCGGGCTCAGAATGGCCAGTCCGCTGGGGCGTTCCAGGGGGGCCTCGAGCACCAGTTTCTTCACCACCGGCTTTACCCGCGGCTTCAGTTCCAGGCCCGCCTCCGGGCTGTCCCACTCGGTGAAGGCCAGGTCGTCGGCCTCGTTGAGATCCACCGCAAAGATGCGGCTGGTTTTGCCGTCGTGCTCGTGCACCAAAAGCAGCCTTGGCTTGGGCCAGGCCAGGCCCACCACGCGGTTGCCGGGCGCCTCGAGCAGGTAGGCATACTCAGCAAACAGGCCGTCCGGGTTTAGGCCCAGCAACACCAGGCGCAAAACCACCGATTCCGCGGCCTTGGTACAGTCGGGTAAGCACAGGGGCCGACCGTTGATCAGCGCCAGGTAGTTGCGGCTTTCATCCAGGGCCACCCCGCCCAGCAGGCCCTGCTCCACCCCTGCTGCAAAAACGGGCGGCAGGGCTTCTCGTGCCTCGCGCTGGCCGATGGGGCCGAAATAACGCGCGGTCTGGCTTTTCAGGTCGAGGCGCATAAGCTTCTGTCCACCCTCGAGCCAGGCCCAGCCCTCGCTGGCTACCGATACGGCCTCGTTGAGCGGATAAAAGGCTTCCAAAATGGGTTTCTCCTCGAGCCGCAGTAGGCCCATGGCCTGCCGATCGTTGTACTTGAAGGTGGCCCAGGCGCGGCCGCTTGGGCGCGCCTGCCCCAGGTGCACCAAGCTGGCCTCGAGTGAAGCCTCAGCCCATTCGGACGGCAAAGCAACCGCGCTCACAGCGGCCAACGGCGTGCTCTGCTGCGCCTCGGGTGGCTGAACGGTCTGCACCCGGGTGAGCGGCTCGGCGCCACTGGCTGCTGCGGCTGGCCGGGCCTGGGCCTGCTGAACGACCCCAGGCGACCCAGCGACCGGGCTGCTCGCAGCAACGGGTGAACCAACCGGTACCGAGTTGCCTGCGGATGTGAGCTGACCGATGCGCCACAGAGCCCGGGCCATCTGGTAACGGTTCACCGGCTCATTCCCCCTGAATAGGCCATCCGAGCCCAATGGCAGCACTTCCAGGGCGGTCATTCGTAAAACCGCCGCCTCTGCCCAGTGGCCGCCGGGCAGGTCGCCTGGGCGCATAGCCTTGGCCGGGGGCGCAATCTCCAGGTTCTGGGCCAGCTTGTCCAGCACCACCGCAAGCTGGTACCGGGTCAGCACCGACGACCCCCGGTAGGTCTGGTCGGGGAAACCCTGCACCAGCCCCTCCCCTACCATCCGGCGGATGCCCGGCAGGGCCCAGTGGTTGGGTTTAACATCTTTAAAACGCACCTCGGCTTCCCGTATGGGCAGCGGGCTGTCGGCCAGTACCCTGGCCAGGGTGGTGGCGAGCTGGTAGCGGTCGAGGGCCACCTCGCCCCGGAAGGTACCACCGGGGTAGCCCTGCAACCACCCACGTTTGACGACTTCCTCCACCGCTGGGGCCGCCCAGTGATCGTTGGGCACGTCCAGCGGAAGGGCCAGGCTCCAGGCCGTTACAAAGACCATAACGAATGAGACAATCCTCATGAGCGGCATAATAGGTTTCTGAATTCGATTTTTTGGTGCATTAATCACCGGCAAGCGTTACAAAGACACCCGTCCATGACACAGTCTTTAATCGTGGGCAATCTAAAACTTTGATAGAGTAGATGCGACCGGTGTACCAATCATGGTCTTGCCCTACCCCATCATTCTGGTGAGCTCTGTTCTCGCAGTTGTGGCTGTGTATGCCCTAGACCGGGAAGGCATTTATGCCCTGCCGTGGATGATGTTTTTCACTGCAGTAGCCACCAGCATTTATGGGCTGGGGGTGGGTCTGGCCTCGGCTCTGGGCTCGGTGCTGGCGCTGGTTCTTTTTCGCACCAACCCCCTGGATCATCTGGTCATGGGGGTTATCTTGCTGCTATCGGCCTACCTGGCCGATCAGGTGGGGCGCAGCCTGCGCAAAGCGCATCAACAGGCCCGCCAGATGGCGCAGCTACAGGATGTGTTTCTACAGGGCCTCGAGGTTGTACCCCGCTTTGGAAACCGCGAGCAGCTCCTGCGCCAACTGCCTGCCATGCTCGCGCAGCTACTACAGGGTAGCCGGCTCTTGGTCTGGGTGCCTTCAGGCAGCGGCCGACTAACCTTGCTGGAAGATTCGGGAACCCGGCCACCCGAGGCCCCCAGCCCGCTGGTGCAGCAGGCTTTGCAGGGGCCAGGCCAGGTTTACTGGAGCACTCCAAGCGTACAAGACCGCCGGGGGGCTCCCCTGGTTGGCTGGCGGGCACCCGGTGCGCAGCCGGAATTTCACGAGCTGGCCGTCGCCTTGCGCATACGCGACGAAACCGTGGCGGTCTTGCAGTTTCTGGGTAAAGCGGCCTGGCGTCGGCAGGAACGCGAGCTGTTTTTTCGCCTGGCCCAGGCCATCAGTCGGCAGCTCGAGCACCTGCACAACCTCGAGCTGCGCCGGCTCTTGCTAAAAGTGGCCGACCAACTGGCCTCGGCCAGCGATAAGCAAAAAGTAGCCGACGATGTGCTGCGCTACTTGATACCCGCGCTGGATATGGAGGCCGGAGCGATTTTTCAGTACCGCCAGGGGGCCATGCACGGGCTGGCCTGGCGCATGCCTCGAGAGTTAAGGCCCCGGCTCACACCGCTGGCCCGCAGGCTCCCCTACACCCACGGGCTGACCTGGCAGGCTTATCAGTCGGGTGCTGCTCAATTCTCCGAGCATTACTCGAGCCTGCCCGAGGCCATTCCGGAGCTGAAGGCGCTGGGCTTTGAAAGCCTGGTGGCCTACCCGGTGCATACGCGCGATGCCATGAAAGGCCGGGTGGTGCTGGTGCTGGGCAGTCGAAAGCAGGTGGCCTGGACGCGCAGCCGAAAAGAGATACTCCTGGGGGTGGAGCGGCTGCTCAGTTCTGCCCTGGAACGGGTTTTGCTAGAGGAGCTCTACCA containing:
- a CDS encoding tyrosine-type recombinase/integrase, producing MLVPLANWYDPAKRRLEAVRATQERNQEALLELLEAYLTLKSRKRATLSPRTLENYRLAVRDYLAWAWSETQSLEILKASSDDLDRYIAHLQLYGGNLEPGERQRLKPGSIATYLAGVRAFYRALEWANAAKLPQVHSPRDPTPPEERRPALPEDLYKKLLDHLSGADPEHRRDRLAVRLMAEAGLRISEVINLSLDDLSLAERLLLVRAGKGGKQRTVPLSKSLAQEIQDWLKLRLAHAAPNEQSLLINLGGRKAYGRAMTDKSLRRILNQHYRDLGFPKRYYGAHMLRHTAGTRIYKKSRDLHATARLLGHANVNTSAIYAKMDLAGLFEVVDRLEE
- a CDS encoding SDH family Clp fold serine proteinase; this translates as MDIFFQLFWLFFILSALSPYLTQQMLLAARTRRITDLERKRKSRVITLIHRQEGFSFLGIPFARYIDIDDSEQVLRAIRMTDQSVPIDLILHTPGGLVLAAEQIAEALLKHPAKVTVFVPHYAMSGGTLIALAADEIVMDPNAVLGPVDPQLGQYPAASILRVLEQKPIAEIDDQTLIMADVARKALFQVKRTVAGLLRKHFDEQKSQELAELLSQGTWTHDYPISVEEARSMGLRVSTEMPLEVYELMGMYPQPRGGKPSVQYVPLPYGREEPRPKHR
- a CDS encoding sensor domain-containing diguanylate cyclase, whose translation is MSSVLAVVAVYALDREGIYALPWMMFFTAVATSIYGLGVGLASALGSVLALVLFRTNPLDHLVMGVILLLSAYLADQVGRSLRKAHQQARQMAQLQDVFLQGLEVVPRFGNREQLLRQLPAMLAQLLQGSRLLVWVPSGSGRLTLLEDSGTRPPEAPSPLVQQALQGPGQVYWSTPSVQDRRGAPLVGWRAPGAQPEFHELAVALRIRDETVAVLQFLGKAAWRRQERELFFRLAQAISRQLEHLHNLELRRLLLKVADQLASASDKQKVADDVLRYLIPALDMEAGAIFQYRQGAMHGLAWRMPRELRPRLTPLARRLPYTHGLTWQAYQSGAAQFSEHYSSLPEAIPELKALGFESLVAYPVHTRDAMKGRVVLVLGSRKQVAWTRSRKEILLGVERLLSSALERVLLEELYQRINRLLTEAWSYPSHQVHQHILEAAVELVPGSDAGSLWVREGGEFVCQAAVGPVWACDQRWSETEFLKWYGHDRGLALRGQPRILHQSQFLPKGSAANLCLPVSHQGKVLAYLNLDSLHDSEAFAEDSLNAVQLFSTPIATLTHELQSREAMEKAALTDSLTGLYNRRAFDRRLREECERAARYQYPLTLLVVDLKNFKPINDRLGHVMGDQALVAVARALSQTQRAGDMVFRWGGDEFAVLLPQTPKEVAGVVGARILEAISKICMGGVCLSANIGYASFPTEAQTAEALLQLADQRMYADKSEIPGESINDPPEG
- a CDS encoding phosphate-starvation-inducible PsiE family protein, with the translated sequence MITQRGLLELFKVVTRVIFNLVLVALLIGLLVSVARTLLDLGLAVSQPTVRLGLKDLVTNVLSLVIVLELVRAFVDYFEFDRIRAEILVEVAVAFVLREMMLGLFAGEIKGLDILVWSAGILALIGARALAIAFPYSKGPARSGQ
- a CDS encoding S-layer homology domain-containing protein, with amino-acid sequence MRIVSFVMVFVTAWSLALPLDVPNDHWAAPAVEEVVKRGWLQGYPGGTFRGEVALDRYQLATTLARVLADSPLPIREAEVRFKDVKPNHWALPGIRRMVGEGLVQGFPDQTYRGSSVLTRYQLAVVLDKLAQNLEIAPPAKAMRPGDLPGGHWAEAAVLRMTALEVLPLGSDGLFRGNEPVNRYQMARALWRIGQLTSAGNSVPVGSPVAASSPVAGSPGVVQQAQARPAAAASGAEPLTRVQTVQPPEAQQSTPLAAVSAVALPSEWAEASLEASLVHLGQARPSGRAWATFKYNDRQAMGLLRLEEKPILEAFYPLNEAVSVASEGWAWLEGGQKLMRLDLKSQTARYFGPIGQREAREALPPVFAAGVEQGLLGGVALDESRNYLALINGRPLCLPDCTKAAESVVLRLVLLGLNPDGLFAEYAYLLEAPGNRVVGLAWPKPRLLLVHEHDGKTSRIFAVDLNEADDLAFTEWDSPEAGLELKPRVKPVVKKLVLEAPLERPSGLAILSPTEVATIQNGLVRLRLEKPLW